The Methanobrevibacter thaueri DNA window AGGTCCAGTTTGTACAGGTCGACATATTCCACATCGGCTCCAACGGATTCGGCACCCTTTAAGGCAGACTTTGCCAATCGAGCATTGCAATCCCTTCTTTTAGGACCTGCATTGATGACTATGGTCTTCATTTTGACAGCTCCGCACCTATTTCAAAGGCCTTCTCCAGGTCGTTCGGGAACTGCATGATCCATTGCCTTTCCTTTGCCTCCTGTGAAAAGCCGTTCATGTTATATTTTGAATAGTCGCTGACCTGCATGGTGTCGCAGACAGGGTATGAGACGATTTTACCGTTCAAAAAGGAAAACAGGTATTCCGTTGTTGCCAGACTGTCCTTCATTGAGTTCTCATAGAATTCCAGAGGGGCGTTCATTGTGTAGAATATCCCTACATTGACCTTTCCGGCATAATAGCTTGAACCGTCATCATATGACATTATGCAGAATATCAGCCTTTCAATAAGGGCCATGAACTCGCTTGTGGGATGGCCGAAGTAAATCGGAGAACCAATTAAAAGGCAATCGGCGTCCAGAATCTTTTCAATCAAAGGTGTCAGGTCATCCCTCCAGTAGCACTTGCCCTTGGTCTTGTCCTTGAGCTTGCAGACAAGACAGCTCCTGCAGCCGGTATAGACCATGTCATACAGGTTGAAGTATTCTGTTTCGGCACCAACTGATTCGGCACCCTTTTGGGCGGACTGCAATATCTCTGATGTGTTCCATTTCTTCCTTGGACTTGCGTTAACGACTACTGTCTTCATTTGGATAACTCCGCACCGATTTTAAAAGCGGCATCCAAGTCAACAGGGAAACGTTTTTCACGACTTAATTTTTTATCTTCCTCATCGAAGGCTCCCATTGCATATTTGGAGTAATCATTGACCTGTAAAGTATTGAATACTGGATAGATTTTAACTTCGCCGTTCAACATGCCGAATACCTGGGAGGATGACTGTAGATAATCCTCCATCATGGTTTCATAGTAATCCTCAGGAGCGTTCATTGTGAAAAACAGACCCACATTGACCTTGCCCTCAAAATATGATCCGAAACCGTCATATGAAAGTATGCAGAATATCAGCCTTTCCATCAGTGCACGGTAATGGCTTGTAGGCTCGTTGAAGTATATCGGAGAGCCGATCAACAGGGTATCCGCATCCAATATCCTTTCAATCAATGGGGATAGCTCATCCTTCCAATAGCATTTGCAACGTTCATTATCAGCTTTCTTACAGATGAGACAGCTCATGCATCCGTGCAAATCGAGCTTATATAAATCAATGTATTCCACTTCCGCACCAACAGATTCTGCACCTTTTGCAGCCTCTTTCATGATTTGTGCGGTATTCCACTTTCTCCTTGGACTGGCATTAATAACTACTGTTTTCATAAAATCACCATAATAATTATCTAATTATTATATTTTGACCTAATATAATAAAAAAATAATTATTAATATTAATTAAAATATAAGAAATATTATATCAAATTTTAAAATAGATATTAGGTGACAAAATGGAATATGAGATTAAAGGTGGAGCATTTCCTGTTGTAATCTGCAGATTACAAAAGGGAGAAACAATGAAAGATGAAACCGGAGCTATGGCTTTTATGACTCCAAACATTAAAATGGAAACAAATACCGGAGGCGGTCTCATTAAGGGACTTGGAAGAGCATTATCCGGAGACACAATATTTTTAAGCTTCTTCACTGCACAAGAGGATGGCGCAGAAATAGGATTCGCATCATGCTATCCTGGAAAAATCCTTGCAATAAGACTTAACGGATCAAACTCAATAATCGGTCAGAAAAATGCGTTTTTAACTTCAGAGAAAGGCGTTGACATCCAAATGCACTTCAGAAAAAAACTGGGAGCAGGAATTTTCGGTGGAGAAGGATTCATCCTTCAAAAATTCACTGGAGAAGGAATGCTCTTTTTAGAAATAGACGGAGAAGTTATCGAAAGGACCCTTGCACCAGGTGAAAAATTAATCATCGACCAAGGACACGTTGCTGCAATGGAAGAGACCGTTGACTTTGATATCCAAAGGGTGAAAGGTGCTAAAAACATGTTATTCGGAGGCGAAGGCCTATTCTTCGCTACATTAACCGGTCCTGGAAAAGTATGGATACAAAGTATGCCAATCAGCAGATTAGCTGAAGCGATAATACCATTCATTCCAACAAAATCAGAATAATTAAAAAAAAAGAAGTTTATTTATTTAAATAAACTTTTTAACTATTTTTTTGCTTCAATGACAGTTTTTCCGTTCATGTAAGGGACTAACACGTCAGGAACTTTAACACTACCATCAGCCTGTTGATAATTTTCCAAAATGCAGCACATTGTTCTTTCGGTTGCAATTGCAGTACTGTTTAGGGTGTGCAGGATTTGAGCGTCTCCAGAACCTGCTCTACCGACACGGGTCTTTGTCTTACGTGCCTGGTAATCCTTACAGTTGGTACATGATACCAATTCTCTGAATGCGCCTGAACCTGGGAACCATGCCTCAAGGTCATATTTGATGGCTGCATTGTCATTCAAAGCGGATGACACGATAGCTATAATCTGATATGGAAGACCTAACTTTTGATAGATCCTTTCGGTGACTTCCATCAGGTGATCGTGCTGATTTCTGGAATCTTCAGGTGCTGAATAGATGAACTGTTCGATTTTTTCAAACTGGTGAACCCTGAATATTCCCAGGGTATCCTTACCGTGTGACCCTGCCTCTTTCCTAAAGCAGGTGGATAATGCGCAGTATCTTAAAGGTAACTCATCAGGATTGATGATTTCATCCCTGTGAAGTGCTGCCAAGGTTTGCTCAGCGGTTGCAATGAGGTACATGTCCTCATTTTCCACCTTGTATAGAGTCTCTTCAAACTCTCCGAGCTCTGAGGTTTCCGCTGCGACTTCCCCCTTGACAAAGAATGGGGTTTGCATTGGAATGTAACCTTCAGCTTCAAGTTCTGATAATGCGAATTGAATTAATGCGAGGTTCAAGTGCAATATGTCACGTTTGAGGTAATAGAATCTTGCTCCTGCGATGCTTGCCGCAGTCTCAAGGTCTGCACCGTCAATCTTGTTGATCAAATCAACGTGGTTTAACAGCTCAAAGTCATGTTCTGGGATTTCACCATATGTCCTTACAACGACATTGTCGTCTTCGGTGTCTGATATAGGAACATCCTCATCTATGATGTTTCCGACTTTGTACCTGTAATCGTCACGAAGCTTGAGGTAATCAGCATTTTTTGCAGTCAATTCCTTGATTTCAGCTGCAACCTCTTTTGATCTTTTGATTACCTCATCCAAATTGCCTTCTTCCTTTGCCTTTTTGAATGATTTTGATAGCTTGTTTTTCTCAGACCTTAATGAATTGAGTTTCCTTTCACCTTCTCTCCATAAGGTGTCGTATTCTATTACTTTTTCCACATTGTCTGTGTCTCTAAATCTCTTCTTTTCAGAGTCTATGATCAATTCCGGATTTTCTCTGAATAACTTTATATCTAACAATATTTTGTCCCCTAAAATATTTTATACAATATTAATTTTAGTTTCTTTTGTTTTTTAAAGTTAATGATGAAATCACAATAACTTCTCTTCCCATTCCTTGACCTTAAAACCTACCAAA harbors:
- a CDS encoding flavodoxin family protein, with the translated sequence MKTVVVNASPRKKWNTSEILQSAQKGAESVGAETEYFNLYDMVYTGCRSCLVCKLKDKTKGKCYWRDDLTPLIEKILDADCLLIGSPIYFGHPTSEFMALIERLIFCIMSYDDGSSYYAGKVNVGIFYTMNAPLEFYENSMKDSLATTEYLFSFLNGKIVSYPVCDTMQVSDYSKYNMNGFSQEAKERQWIMQFPNDLEKAFEIGAELSK
- a CDS encoding flavodoxin family protein, encoding MKTVVINASPRRKWNTAQIMKEAAKGAESVGAEVEYIDLYKLDLHGCMSCLICKKADNERCKCYWKDELSPLIERILDADTLLIGSPIYFNEPTSHYRALMERLIFCILSYDGFGSYFEGKVNVGLFFTMNAPEDYYETMMEDYLQSSSQVFGMLNGEVKIYPVFNTLQVNDYSKYAMGAFDEEDKKLSREKRFPVDLDAAFKIGAELSK
- a CDS encoding TIGR00266 family protein produces the protein MEYEIKGGAFPVVICRLQKGETMKDETGAMAFMTPNIKMETNTGGGLIKGLGRALSGDTIFLSFFTAQEDGAEIGFASCYPGKILAIRLNGSNSIIGQKNAFLTSEKGVDIQMHFRKKLGAGIFGGEGFILQKFTGEGMLFLEIDGEVIERTLAPGEKLIIDQGHVAAMEETVDFDIQRVKGAKNMLFGGEGLFFATLTGPGKVWIQSMPISRLAEAIIPFIPTKSE
- the serS gene encoding serine--tRNA ligase, which produces MLDIKLFRENPELIIDSEKKRFRDTDNVEKVIEYDTLWREGERKLNSLRSEKNKLSKSFKKAKEEGNLDEVIKRSKEVAAEIKELTAKNADYLKLRDDYRYKVGNIIDEDVPISDTEDDNVVVRTYGEIPEHDFELLNHVDLINKIDGADLETAASIAGARFYYLKRDILHLNLALIQFALSELEAEGYIPMQTPFFVKGEVAAETSELGEFEETLYKVENEDMYLIATAEQTLAALHRDEIINPDELPLRYCALSTCFRKEAGSHGKDTLGIFRVHQFEKIEQFIYSAPEDSRNQHDHLMEVTERIYQKLGLPYQIIAIVSSALNDNAAIKYDLEAWFPGSGAFRELVSCTNCKDYQARKTKTRVGRAGSGDAQILHTLNSTAIATERTMCCILENYQQADGSVKVPDVLVPYMNGKTVIEAKK